Proteins found in one Amycolatopsis umgeniensis genomic segment:
- a CDS encoding SLC13 family permease, whose protein sequence is MVSIALLLVVLAFAVIRPRGLPEAVAAVPAAGIVLAVGAISFPDAVDEVARLAPVVGFLAAVLVLAKLCDDEGLFQAAGTLMARFSRGRPRRLLPAVFVVAAAVTVVLSLDATVVLLTPVVFATAARMGARAKPHAYACTHLANSASLLLPVSNLTNLLAVAATGISFLRFTALMTLPWLAAVLTEYLVFRRFFAADLAARPRGGKAVPAGKVPAFVLVVLGLTLAGFVVTSLLDLSPAWAAFAGAAVLACRALAQRRTSPAAIARSASVPFLAFVLALAIVVRAVVDNGLDEALSHLVPTSTTFLGLLGAAMVAAVLANLINNLPAVLVLLPLAAAGGTPVVLAVLIGVNLGPNLTYVGSLATLLWRRILHRHDTRPDLGEFTRLGLLTVPASIVLAVAGLWAGLLILS, encoded by the coding sequence ATGGTGTCCATCGCGCTCTTGCTGGTCGTCCTGGCCTTCGCGGTGATCCGGCCACGCGGCCTGCCGGAGGCTGTCGCCGCCGTCCCCGCCGCGGGCATCGTGCTGGCCGTCGGGGCGATCTCGTTCCCCGACGCCGTCGACGAAGTGGCCAGGCTCGCCCCGGTCGTCGGATTCCTCGCCGCGGTGCTCGTCCTCGCGAAGTTGTGCGACGACGAAGGGCTGTTCCAGGCGGCGGGGACACTCATGGCCCGGTTCAGCCGCGGACGGCCGCGACGGCTGCTGCCCGCCGTGTTCGTCGTGGCCGCGGCGGTCACCGTGGTCCTCAGCCTCGACGCCACCGTCGTACTGCTGACGCCGGTCGTGTTCGCCACCGCCGCGCGGATGGGCGCGCGGGCCAAACCGCACGCCTACGCCTGCACACATCTGGCGAACTCGGCCTCGTTGCTGCTGCCGGTGTCCAATCTGACCAATCTGCTCGCCGTCGCCGCGACCGGCATCTCGTTCCTCCGGTTCACCGCGTTGATGACCTTGCCCTGGCTCGCCGCGGTGCTCACCGAGTACCTGGTGTTCCGCCGGTTCTTCGCCGCCGACCTGGCGGCGCGGCCTCGGGGCGGGAAAGCGGTCCCGGCCGGGAAGGTCCCAGCGTTCGTCCTGGTCGTCCTCGGTCTGACGCTGGCCGGGTTCGTGGTCACTTCGCTGCTGGACCTCAGTCCCGCGTGGGCCGCGTTCGCCGGTGCCGCCGTCCTGGCCTGCCGCGCCCTCGCGCAGCGGCGGACCTCACCCGCCGCGATCGCGCGGTCCGCGAGCGTCCCTTTCCTCGCGTTCGTACTCGCGCTGGCGATCGTGGTCCGCGCCGTCGTCGACAACGGACTCGACGAGGCGCTCAGCCATCTGGTGCCGACTTCCACCACGTTCCTCGGCCTGCTCGGCGCCGCCATGGTGGCGGCCGTACTCGCCAACCTGATCAACAACCTTCCGGCGGTGCTCGTCCTGCTGCCGCTCGCCGCCGCGGGCGGGACGCCGGTGGTGCTGGCCGTGCTGATCGGGGTCAACCTCGGGCCGAACCTCACCTACGTCGGCTCGCTGGCCACGTTGCTGTGGCGGCGGATCCTGCACCGGCACGACACCCGGCCAGACCTCGGCGAGTTCACCCGGCTCGGGCTGCTCACCGTGCCGGCGTCCATCGTGCTCGCCGTCGCCGGGCTGTGGGCCGGGCTGCTCATCCTGTCTTGA
- a CDS encoding IclR family transcriptional regulator — translation MSGNLSTPGASVTSRAFALLGAFDVDHRELSLTELANRADLPLPTAHRLARELVGLGALERREDLYAIGRRLWDLGLLAPVQFELRQVAAPFLQDLYGATGATVHLGERDGGQVLYLDRLSGNASVPVVSRIGGRLPLHATGIGKVLLAWAPEDVQRQVLTSLTRVTPYTITQPGRLREQLRRVRREGYAQTVEEMSPGACSVAVPIRPSADGEVVAALGLVVPDLSRGRARLVSALQVAAAGIGRSLRVSLSGSER, via the coding sequence ATGTCCGGGAATCTCTCCACACCGGGCGCCAGCGTCACCTCGCGGGCGTTCGCGCTGCTCGGCGCCTTCGACGTCGACCACCGGGAACTGTCCCTGACCGAACTCGCGAACCGCGCCGACCTGCCGCTGCCCACCGCGCACCGGCTCGCCCGCGAACTCGTCGGCCTCGGCGCGCTGGAGCGACGCGAGGATCTCTACGCCATCGGCAGGCGGCTGTGGGATCTCGGCCTGCTCGCCCCCGTCCAGTTCGAACTACGGCAGGTCGCCGCACCCTTCCTCCAGGATCTCTACGGCGCGACAGGTGCCACCGTGCATCTCGGCGAGCGCGACGGCGGCCAGGTGCTCTACCTCGACAGGCTGTCCGGGAACGCGTCGGTGCCGGTGGTCAGCCGGATCGGCGGGCGACTGCCCCTGCACGCCACCGGCATCGGGAAGGTCTTGCTGGCCTGGGCACCGGAGGACGTCCAGCGGCAGGTGCTCACCTCGCTCACCCGCGTCACGCCGTACACCATCACCCAGCCCGGACGGCTGCGCGAGCAGTTGCGGCGCGTCCGCCGGGAGGGCTACGCGCAGACCGTCGAGGAGATGAGCCCCGGCGCCTGCTCGGTCGCCGTCCCGATCCGGCCGTCCGCCGACGGCGAGGTCGTCGCGGCACTCGGCCTGGTCGTCCCCGACTTGAGCCGAGGCCGGGCGCGCCTGGTCTCGGCGCTTCAAGTGGCGGCCGCCGGAATCGGCCGGAGCCTGCGAGTTTCACTGAGTGGAAGCGAACGCTAG
- a CDS encoding 4-hydroxybenzoate 3-monooxygenase, whose amino-acid sequence MRTPVAIVGAGPAGLLLSHLLDLAGVESVIVETRSREYVEARIRAGILEQSTVDLLREVGLADRLDREGDEHRGIYLQWPEERHHLDFVDLVGRSVTVYGQTEVTKDLGKARTAAGQQIHYEVTDTAVHDLETDKPYVTFTGPDGKPERLDADVVVGCDGSFGPCRTAIPDAAKQTWERTYPYSWLGVLADVAPSTDELIYAWHPDGFAMHSMRSATVSRLYLQVPNGTDIGTWSDDRIWEALAARLGHGQHGWTLTPGPITDKSVLPMRSFVQQPLRHGRLFLAGDAAHIVPPTGAKGLNLAVADVALLAPALAALVRDKNSSLVDAYSDTALRRVWRCTHFSWWMTTMLHQSGDPFDQQLQLSQLQWLGRSEAGRAGLAENYAGLPIGF is encoded by the coding sequence ATGCGAACCCCAGTCGCCATCGTCGGCGCAGGCCCCGCCGGACTGCTCCTGTCGCATCTGCTCGATCTGGCGGGCGTCGAATCGGTGATCGTGGAGACCCGCTCGCGCGAATACGTCGAGGCACGGATCCGGGCCGGTATCCTCGAACAGTCCACAGTGGACCTCCTGCGCGAGGTCGGGCTCGCCGACCGGCTCGACCGCGAGGGCGACGAGCATCGCGGGATCTACCTGCAATGGCCGGAGGAACGGCACCATCTCGACTTCGTGGACCTGGTGGGGCGAAGCGTCACCGTGTACGGCCAGACCGAGGTGACCAAGGACCTCGGCAAGGCGCGCACGGCGGCCGGACAACAGATCCACTACGAGGTCACCGACACCGCCGTGCACGACCTCGAGACCGACAAGCCCTACGTCACCTTCACCGGCCCGGACGGCAAACCGGAAAGACTGGACGCCGACGTCGTCGTCGGCTGCGACGGCTCTTTCGGCCCCTGTCGCACCGCGATTCCCGACGCCGCGAAGCAGACTTGGGAGCGCACCTACCCGTACTCGTGGCTCGGCGTCCTCGCCGACGTCGCGCCGTCGACCGATGAGCTCATCTATGCCTGGCATCCCGACGGTTTCGCCATGCATTCGATGCGTTCGGCCACCGTCAGCCGGTTGTACCTGCAGGTGCCCAACGGCACCGACATCGGCACCTGGTCCGACGACCGGATCTGGGAAGCGCTCGCGGCCCGGCTCGGCCACGGCCAGCACGGCTGGACGCTCACGCCCGGGCCGATCACCGACAAGAGCGTGCTGCCCATGCGCAGTTTCGTGCAGCAGCCCCTGCGACACGGCCGCCTGTTCCTCGCCGGCGACGCCGCGCACATCGTTCCGCCCACCGGTGCGAAAGGCCTCAACCTCGCCGTCGCCGATGTCGCTCTCCTCGCCCCAGCGTTGGCGGCTTTGGTACGAGACAAGAACTCCTCACTCGTCGATGCCTACTCCGACACCGCACTGCGCCGGGTTTGGCGGTGCACGCATTTCTCGTGGTGGATGACGACGATGCTGCACCAATCGGGCGACCCGTTCGATCAGCAGCTCCAGCTTTCGCAGCTGCAGTGGCTGGGCCGGAGCGAGGCGGGCCGGGCGGGACTGGCGGAGAACTACGCGGGACTGCCGATCGGGTTCTGA
- a CDS encoding HNH endonuclease signature motif containing protein, with the protein MTDPDCLEEINALAGSLEDKDSLLVAKEVGVAIARLEAVRYRALSRLSEVRAGVRSVVQEVALELSLVDAFAGSLVATGVALTSRLPRTLSLMDRGQVSGFAAQKVAEATAWLSDEDSLTVDALLEKRLPDKNSEQVRKAASHAATKVDRSGAERRATESREGRRLSMAQGEMGVASIEVVDGPVEKVTAAYQRIHREARALRNEGDTRTMDQLRADIALDLLLGGQGGVSERAEVFLNMDLTTYLGLNDDPVKMAGHGYIPAGLGRQIATGANTVLRRIITDPLSGQVQDLGRTRYRPDAATAEFVLVRDRECRRPGCTRAAHSCELDHSIPWQFQGETNVADLVTYCTRDHRLKDEPGWIYRLDPDGGLTVTTPAGRTHTSTPPPLHEPGRKCCRFELLPQIGDGACCTDHLSVACGSDKTGRSSCCQLSCRGESATAPAHAALST; encoded by the coding sequence ATGACCGATCCGGATTGTTTGGAGGAGATCAATGCTTTAGCGGGTTCTTTGGAAGACAAGGATTCCTTGCTCGTCGCGAAGGAGGTCGGTGTCGCGATCGCGCGGCTCGAGGCTGTGCGGTATCGGGCGCTGTCCCGGTTGAGCGAGGTGCGGGCCGGTGTGCGGAGCGTGGTTCAGGAGGTCGCGCTGGAACTGTCTCTTGTGGACGCTTTCGCCGGATCTCTCGTGGCGACGGGTGTGGCACTGACGTCACGGCTGCCGCGGACGTTGTCGTTGATGGATCGTGGTCAGGTGAGCGGGTTCGCGGCACAGAAGGTGGCCGAGGCGACCGCATGGCTGTCCGATGAGGACTCCTTGACCGTGGACGCGTTGCTGGAGAAACGGCTGCCCGACAAGAACAGTGAACAGGTCCGTAAGGCGGCGAGCCACGCGGCGACGAAGGTCGATCGATCCGGCGCCGAGAGGCGGGCGACCGAGAGCAGGGAAGGCCGCCGCTTGTCCATGGCCCAAGGGGAGATGGGAGTCGCTTCGATCGAGGTGGTGGACGGACCCGTCGAGAAGGTCACTGCCGCCTATCAGCGAATCCACCGGGAAGCGCGGGCGCTGCGGAACGAAGGCGATACTCGCACGATGGACCAGCTCCGCGCCGACATCGCGCTGGACCTGCTCCTCGGTGGGCAGGGCGGTGTCTCCGAACGCGCCGAGGTGTTCCTGAACATGGATCTCACCACGTATCTGGGGCTGAACGACGACCCGGTGAAGATGGCCGGGCACGGTTACATCCCGGCGGGTTTGGGGCGTCAGATCGCCACCGGAGCGAACACCGTGCTCCGTCGCATCATCACGGACCCGCTCAGCGGCCAGGTCCAAGATCTGGGCAGAACGCGCTATCGCCCCGACGCGGCAACGGCCGAGTTCGTCCTCGTGCGAGATCGCGAGTGCCGAAGACCCGGCTGCACCCGGGCCGCCCACTCCTGCGAACTCGACCATTCGATCCCGTGGCAGTTCCAAGGCGAAACGAACGTGGCCGACCTCGTCACCTACTGCACTCGTGATCACCGGTTGAAGGACGAACCCGGCTGGATCTACCGCCTCGACCCCGACGGTGGTCTCACTGTCACCACCCCCGCCGGACGGACCCACACCAGCACGCCGCCGCCGTTGCACGAACCCGGCCGGAAGTGCTGCCGTTTTGAGCTGTTGCCGCAAATCGGCGATGGCGCCTGCTGCACTGATCACCTGAGTGTGGCTTGCGGCTCTGACAAGACCGGGCGGTCCAGTTGTTGCCAACTGAGCTGTCGCGGCGAATCGGCGACGGCGCCTGCGCATGCCGCACTGAGCACTTGA
- a CDS encoding sugar phosphate isomerase/epimerase and 4-hydroxyphenylpyruvate domain-containing protein: MSGDTAIATVCLSGTLEDKLAAAAAAGFGGVEIFENDLIASRRSPSEIRRLCADLGLRIDLYQPFRDFEAVPPDVLRANLRRARRKFDLMAELGADTVLVCSSVSPDAVDDDDLAASQLHELAEVAGERGIRVAYEALAWGRFVNTYEHAWRIVRRADHAALGVCLDSFHILSRRSDPRAIRTIPGEKIFFLQLADAPLLDMDVLHWSRHHRLFPGQGAFDLATFTGHVLAAGYRGPLSLEVFNDVFRQADPRPAAVDAMRSLVALRESVGTLEIPPAPRLGGHAFAELSVPGTVLEALGFVRAATHRSKPVQLWQQGSARVLVNETTRDGAVSALGLVSADPAGSARRAETLLAPERGPSSVAAPDGTEIVFCGNDEWLRDFVPSGAAPSGVGITGIDHIALTQPFDHFDEATLFYRSVLGLRPEEVSEFAAPFGLVRSRAVGDQDVRLTLDSALVRRGEWAPGVPSPQHVAFACEDALAVARALRGRGAPLLDIPGNYYDDLDARFDLPFAAELRENSVLYDRDSSGEFLHFCTELIGARVFFEVVQRIGGYRGYGVVNTPVYMTAHRERRLSLAR, encoded by the coding sequence ATGTCCGGTGACACCGCCATCGCGACCGTCTGTCTGTCCGGCACGCTCGAGGACAAACTCGCGGCGGCCGCCGCGGCCGGATTCGGCGGTGTCGAGATCTTCGAGAACGACCTGATCGCGTCGCGGAGGTCGCCGTCGGAGATCCGGCGGCTCTGTGCCGATCTCGGGCTCAGGATCGATCTCTACCAGCCTTTCCGGGATTTCGAGGCGGTGCCGCCGGACGTCCTCCGGGCGAATCTTCGCCGGGCGCGACGGAAGTTCGACCTCATGGCCGAACTCGGGGCGGACACCGTCCTGGTGTGCTCGTCTGTCTCGCCCGATGCCGTCGATGACGACGACCTCGCCGCTTCGCAGCTGCATGAGCTGGCCGAAGTGGCTGGTGAACGCGGAATCCGCGTCGCGTACGAAGCGCTCGCGTGGGGCCGGTTCGTGAACACCTACGAGCACGCGTGGCGCATCGTCCGGCGGGCCGATCACGCGGCCTTGGGGGTCTGCCTCGACAGCTTCCACATCCTGTCGAGGCGCAGTGATCCTCGCGCGATCCGGACGATCCCCGGGGAGAAGATCTTCTTCCTGCAGCTGGCCGACGCGCCCCTGCTGGACATGGACGTGCTGCACTGGAGCCGCCATCACCGGCTCTTCCCGGGGCAGGGCGCGTTCGACTTGGCCACATTCACCGGTCATGTGCTGGCAGCCGGCTATCGAGGGCCGCTTTCACTGGAGGTCTTCAACGACGTCTTCCGGCAGGCGGACCCGCGTCCCGCGGCCGTCGATGCCATGCGGTCCCTGGTCGCGTTGCGGGAATCCGTGGGTACCCTCGAGATTCCCCCGGCACCTCGATTGGGCGGGCACGCGTTCGCGGAACTCTCCGTTCCGGGGACGGTACTCGAGGCTCTCGGTTTCGTGCGTGCCGCAACTCATCGCTCGAAGCCGGTTCAGCTGTGGCAACAGGGTTCGGCTCGGGTGCTGGTGAACGAAACCACGAGGGACGGCGCTGTCAGCGCTCTCGGCCTGGTGAGTGCGGACCCGGCCGGATCGGCGCGGCGTGCCGAGACCTTGCTCGCGCCCGAACGCGGCCCGTCCTCCGTCGCCGCGCCGGACGGAACCGAAATCGTCTTCTGCGGCAATGACGAGTGGCTTCGCGACTTCGTCCCGTCCGGCGCGGCGCCGTCCGGGGTGGGGATCACCGGCATCGACCACATCGCTTTGACGCAACCCTTCGACCACTTCGACGAGGCGACGCTGTTCTATCGTTCGGTGCTGGGCTTGCGGCCGGAAGAGGTCTCCGAATTCGCGGCGCCGTTCGGACTCGTACGCAGCCGGGCTGTCGGCGACCAGGACGTCCGGCTGACGTTGGACAGCGCTTTGGTGCGGCGAGGGGAGTGGGCGCCAGGAGTGCCTTCGCCTCAGCATGTCGCTTTCGCTTGCGAAGACGCTCTCGCGGTCGCGCGCGCTTTAAGGGGACGTGGTGCTCCCTTGCTGGATATTCCCGGAAACTACTACGACGATCTCGACGCCCGGTTCGACTTGCCTTTCGCCGCCGAGCTGCGGGAGAACTCGGTGCTGTATGACCGTGACTCGTCCGGTGAGTTCTTGCATTTCTGTACCGAACTGATCGGGGCGCGCGTCTTTTTCGAGGTGGTACAACGGATCGGCGGCTATCGCGGGTACGGCGTCGTGAATACGCCGGTCTACATGACCGCACATCGCGAACGGCGGCTGAGTCTGGCGCGCTAG
- a CDS encoding shikimate dehydrogenase, which produces MDSYLIGLVGAGIGPSLSPALHEREADELGLRYLYRRLDLDVLRMPIGEVLAAARTAGFDGLNITHPVKQRVLPYLDEIAPEAAALGAVNTVVFREGLATGHNTDSTGFARNLIQGLPDADMDTVVLLGAGGAGAAVAHALLSLGTGRLIVHDVDSVRAGALVAGLRRRFGDDRALSGSLEDIRMADGLVHATPTGMAAYPGSPVPAGSLRAGMWVADIVYRPLETTLLKQARERGCRTLHGGGMVVFQAADSFRMFTGAEPDADRMIRHFEALEGKPAHVR; this is translated from the coding sequence GTGGACAGCTACCTCATCGGCCTGGTCGGCGCCGGTATCGGGCCGTCGCTGAGCCCCGCGCTGCACGAACGGGAAGCCGATGAACTCGGGCTGCGCTACCTCTACCGGCGTCTCGACCTCGACGTGCTGAGGATGCCGATCGGCGAGGTGCTGGCCGCCGCCCGGACCGCGGGCTTCGACGGGCTCAACATCACGCATCCGGTGAAACAACGGGTGTTGCCGTATCTCGACGAGATCGCGCCCGAAGCCGCTGCGCTCGGCGCCGTGAACACTGTCGTGTTTCGCGAGGGACTGGCGACCGGGCACAACACCGACTCGACCGGATTCGCCCGCAACCTCATCCAAGGACTGCCCGACGCGGACATGGACACTGTCGTTCTTCTCGGCGCGGGCGGCGCGGGTGCGGCCGTCGCCCATGCCCTGCTTTCGCTGGGGACCGGACGGCTGATCGTCCACGACGTCGACTCCGTGCGTGCCGGGGCTCTGGTGGCCGGGCTGCGGAGGCGTTTCGGTGACGACAGGGCTCTCTCCGGCTCTCTTGAAGATATTCGGATGGCCGACGGTCTCGTCCACGCGACCCCGACCGGGATGGCCGCGTACCCGGGATCGCCGGTCCCCGCCGGGTCGCTGCGCGCGGGGATGTGGGTGGCGGACATCGTGTACCGGCCGCTGGAGACCACGCTGCTGAAGCAGGCGCGGGAGCGCGGATGTCGGACGCTGCACGGCGGCGGCATGGTGGTCTTCCAAGCGGCGGACTCGTTCCGCATGTTCACCGGCGCGGAGCCGGACGCCGACCGGATGATCCGGCATTTCGAAGCGTTGGAAGGGAAACCCGCCCATGTCCGGTGA
- a CDS encoding TetR family transcriptional regulator: MAAPSSEVERQRDKERTRAEILAVATREFADKGYAGARVDEIAARTSTTKRMIYYYFGGKEQLYVAALERAYATIRALEQDLDVDHLEPEDAIRQLAELTFDHHEANPDFIRLVSIENIHHGEHIARSEALSGMANPALDVLTRILGRGREAGRFRDDVDALDVHMVISSFCVFRLANRHTFSAIFGRDMLDPARRAHYRLMLGDLVIEYLTA, translated from the coding sequence GTGGCCGCACCGTCGTCCGAAGTCGAGCGCCAGCGCGACAAGGAACGCACCCGCGCCGAAATCCTCGCGGTGGCCACCAGGGAGTTCGCCGACAAGGGTTACGCCGGCGCGAGGGTCGACGAGATCGCCGCGCGCACGAGCACCACCAAGCGGATGATCTACTACTACTTCGGCGGCAAAGAACAGCTCTACGTCGCCGCCCTCGAGCGGGCGTACGCCACCATCCGAGCCCTCGAACAGGACCTGGACGTCGACCACCTCGAACCCGAGGACGCGATCCGCCAGCTGGCCGAGCTCACCTTCGACCACCACGAGGCGAATCCGGACTTCATCCGCCTCGTGAGCATCGAGAACATCCATCACGGCGAGCACATCGCGCGTTCCGAAGCCTTGTCCGGTATGGCGAACCCCGCGCTCGACGTCCTCACCCGCATCCTCGGCCGCGGCCGTGAGGCAGGCCGGTTCCGCGACGACGTCGACGCGCTCGACGTGCACATGGTGATCAGCTCGTTCTGCGTGTTCCGCCTCGCGAACCGGCACACCTTCTCCGCGATCTTCGGCCGCGACATGCTCGACCCCGCGCGCCGCGCCCACTACCGCCTGATGCTGGGCGACCTGGTGATCGAGTACCTGACGGCCTGA
- a CDS encoding MFS transporter, protein MPRKAALAAWIGSALEYYDFFIYGTAAALVFNKVFFPASSPATGTLLALATFGVGYLARPVGAFVLGHVGDRLGRKKVLVFTLLLMGATTFLVGCLPTYASIGVLAPILLVVLRLLQGLSAAGEQAGANSMSMEHAPPHRRGYYTSFTLSGTQAGQILATAVFLPIAALPQEQLLTWGWRIPFWCSAIVVVVGFVIRRKIDETPVFEQNKSDVAKLPVAVLFRTQWKDVLRVVAAATIASVSTIFTVYALSYAVNTVGLERGPILWVGVLANVAALLAIPFLAGLSDRIGRKPVFIAGCLACAVLIFPYLWSISNGSYPLIFTLGILLFGVAYSGVNGVWPSFYGEMFSAKVRLSGMAIGTQIGFAIAGFAPSVVAAIGSGKDDWLGVAVFTAAVCLLSAGAALTARETHDVPTEELGAAHVRRAKVPASATRGG, encoded by the coding sequence ATGCCCCGCAAAGCGGCACTGGCCGCCTGGATCGGCAGTGCCCTGGAGTACTACGACTTCTTCATCTACGGAACCGCCGCCGCGCTGGTGTTCAACAAGGTCTTCTTCCCGGCCTCCTCCCCCGCCACCGGAACGCTGCTCGCGCTGGCGACCTTCGGCGTCGGGTACCTCGCCCGCCCGGTGGGCGCGTTCGTGCTCGGACACGTCGGCGACCGGCTCGGCCGCAAGAAGGTCCTGGTCTTCACCTTGCTGCTGATGGGCGCCACGACGTTCCTCGTCGGATGCCTGCCGACGTACGCCTCCATCGGCGTGCTCGCCCCGATCCTGCTGGTGGTTCTCCGCCTGCTGCAAGGACTTTCGGCCGCGGGCGAGCAGGCGGGCGCCAACTCGATGTCCATGGAGCACGCGCCGCCCCACCGTCGTGGCTACTACACGAGCTTCACCCTCAGCGGCACACAGGCGGGCCAGATCCTCGCCACCGCCGTCTTCCTGCCGATCGCCGCGCTCCCCCAGGAACAGTTGCTCACCTGGGGCTGGCGGATCCCGTTCTGGTGCAGCGCGATCGTGGTCGTCGTCGGGTTCGTGATCCGCCGCAAGATCGACGAGACCCCGGTGTTCGAGCAGAACAAGTCCGACGTCGCCAAGCTGCCGGTCGCCGTGCTCTTCCGGACACAGTGGAAGGACGTGCTCCGCGTCGTCGCCGCGGCCACGATCGCCTCCGTCAGCACGATCTTCACCGTCTACGCGCTGAGCTACGCCGTCAACACGGTCGGACTGGAACGCGGGCCGATCCTGTGGGTCGGCGTACTGGCCAACGTCGCCGCATTGCTCGCGATCCCTTTCCTGGCGGGACTTTCCGACCGCATCGGTCGCAAACCGGTGTTCATCGCGGGCTGTCTCGCCTGCGCGGTGCTGATCTTCCCGTACCTGTGGTCGATTTCGAACGGTTCGTACCCGCTGATCTTCACCCTCGGCATCCTGCTGTTCGGCGTGGCCTACAGCGGTGTCAACGGAGTCTGGCCGTCGTTCTACGGCGAGATGTTCAGCGCCAAGGTCCGTCTCTCGGGGATGGCGATCGGCACTCAGATCGGGTTCGCCATCGCCGGGTTCGCCCCGAGTGTGGTGGCCGCGATCGGGTCGGGGAAGGACGACTGGCTCGGCGTCGCCGTCTTCACCGCGGCGGTCTGCCTGCTCAGCGCGGGCGCCGCGCTCACCGCGCGTGAGACGCACGACGTCCCGACCGAGGAACTCGGCGCGGCGCACGTCCGGCGGGCGAAAGTGCCCGCTTCCGCGACGCGTGGCGGATGA
- a CDS encoding alpha/beta hydrolase produces MTYAFDPEIAPAVPLLPKVSLDDLPAARELLKTVFAEMQGEVDTTGVTFRDELVPGPEGAPDVRVRIYTPDRIAAPAAIFDVHGGGFIVGDVEIDHVTNLRFARELGVVVVSVDYRLAPEAPYPGPLEDCYAALTWVAKNAAELGVDPARIAIHGISAGGGLCAALALLARDRGGPAILFQYLGVPELDDRLETPSMRAFVDTPQWNRPRAEVSWDSYLGKGVRGSADVPVYAAPARAVDLSGLPPAYVSVMEFDPLRDEGIAYAQTLLASGVTTELHLFPGTFHGSAAVKHAAVSKREAAEALAVLARALDV; encoded by the coding sequence ATGACCTACGCGTTCGATCCGGAAATCGCCCCGGCCGTCCCGCTGTTGCCCAAGGTGTCCCTCGACGACCTCCCAGCGGCCCGCGAGCTGCTGAAGACCGTGTTCGCCGAGATGCAGGGTGAGGTCGACACGACGGGAGTCACCTTCCGCGACGAACTGGTACCCGGCCCCGAGGGCGCTCCCGACGTCCGGGTGCGGATCTACACTCCCGACCGGATCGCCGCGCCCGCCGCGATCTTCGACGTCCACGGCGGCGGTTTCATAGTGGGCGACGTCGAGATCGACCACGTGACCAACCTCCGGTTCGCCAGGGAACTCGGTGTCGTGGTGGTGTCGGTCGACTACCGGCTCGCGCCCGAAGCGCCGTACCCCGGACCGCTCGAAGACTGCTACGCGGCGCTCACCTGGGTCGCGAAGAACGCGGCCGAACTCGGCGTCGACCCCGCCCGGATCGCGATCCACGGCATCAGTGCCGGCGGCGGCCTGTGCGCGGCACTCGCGCTGCTGGCCCGTGACCGGGGCGGCCCGGCGATCCTGTTCCAGTACCTCGGGGTGCCGGAACTCGACGACAGGCTGGAGACGCCGAGCATGCGGGCGTTCGTCGACACTCCACAGTGGAACCGGCCGCGGGCCGAGGTCAGCTGGGACAGCTATCTCGGCAAGGGGGTCCGCGGCAGCGCCGATGTCCCGGTCTACGCCGCTCCCGCCAGGGCGGTGGACCTGAGCGGCCTGCCGCCCGCGTATGTCTCGGTGATGGAGTTCGACCCGCTGCGCGACGAGGGGATCGCCTACGCCCAAACGCTGCTGGCGTCCGGGGTCACCACCGAACTGCACCTGTTCCCCGGCACGTTCCATGGTTCGGCCGCGGTGAAGCACGCCGCCGTGAGCAAACGCGAGGCCGCCGAAGCACTCGCCGTGCTGGCGCGCGCCTTGGACGTCTAG